The genomic DNA GGCGCTCAAGCAGACGCTAGCCATCCCACTCGACGCGCGGGATGCGGGCTGAGCCTCAGCCCGCTTTTTTCTTCGCTGCGATCCAGGTGTCGATCTTGGTTTCCAGCACCGCCAGCGGCAGCGCGCCGCTCATCAGCACCTGGGCGTGGAACTCGCGAACGTCGAAACGCTTTCCGAGCGCCTTCTCGGCCTTGGCGCGCAATTCGCTGATCTTGAGCTGGCCCACCTTATAGGCGAGCGCCTGGCCCGGAATGGCGATGTACCGCTCGGTCTCGGCAGTGGCGTTGCTCCGCCCGCGTGAACTGTTGTCGAGAATATACTGGATCGTCTGATCGCGGGTCCAGCCCTTGGAATGGATGCCGGTGTCGACGACCAGACGGATCGCGCGGAAGAGCTGCGAATCGAGATAGCCGAAATACTGGTAGGGGTCGGTGTAGACACCGAGCTCGCGGCCGAGCGTTTCGGCATAGAGGCCCCAGCCTTCGACATAAGCGGTGTTGCCGCCGAACCGCTGGAAGTTGGGCAGCGCCTCATTCTCCTGTGCCAGGCTGATCTGGAAATGGTGCCCCGGCGCGCCTTCGTGGAGATAGAGCGTCTCCATCGACGGCGTGGTGCGCGACGGCAGATCATAAGCGTTGTAATAGAAGACGCCGGGGCGCGAGCCATCGGGCGTGCCCGGATTGTAGGAGCCGCGCGCAGCTCCCTTCTCGGTCAGCGCCGGCGTCGGCCGGATTTCCAGCGGCGCCTTGGGCAGCGTCGAGAACAAGTTGGGCAAAGTGCCGTCGAGCCGCTTGCCGATCGCGACATACTCCTGCTGCAGCCACTCGCGCGATTGCGGCTTGAACTTCGGATCGGTGCGGATGTGCTCGAAGAAGTCCTTCAGCGTCCCCTTGAAGCCGACCTGGGCTTTCACCTTCTCCATCTCGGCATGGAGCCGCTTCACTTCGTCGACGCCGATCTTGTGGATCTGCTCGGGCGTCATGTCGGTGGTGGTGTTGACCTCCACCAGATAGCGGTAGAGCGCGGGGCCGCCCTTCATGTCGAGCAGGCCGACGCTCGGCCGCGCGGCGGGGAGATATTCGTTCGCCGTGAAATCGCGCAGCCGCTGCAGCGCCGGACGCAGCTTGCTGCTGATCGCGGTGCGATAGGCGGTCTTCAGCCGCTCCTGGTCGGCGGCCGGGACGTCGGCGGGGAATTTGGTCAGCGGCCGGTAGAAGGCGCTGCCCTCGACGCTCTCGCCGAGCATCTGATCGAGCTGACCGACGATATTCTGCGCGACGAGCTGCGGCTGGACGACGCCGCTCGCCATGCCCTCGCGCATCCGCGCGATGATCGTATCGACCGCGACCACGAAATCGTCGATCCGCGACAGGCCGTTGTCATAATCCTTCACCGTCTTGAACGGCGCCACGCCCTCGCCGTTGCTCATCTCCGGGAAGGAGGTGTGGATGCCGTAGAAATGGTTGATCGGGCGGACTGCGGTCAGCGCCAGCATGTCGGGCTGCAGCCCCTTGAGATCGGTCGTCCGCTGCCATTTGAAGACGTCGTAGGAGATGCGCTCCTCGGCACTGAGCGCGGCGCGGTCGATCTTGTTCAGCTCCGCTAGCTCGTTCACCGCGGCGGTGCGCTCCTCACCCTGATGCTCCTTGGAATAAGGATTGCCGAGCCGGTCGGCATAGCGAAGGTCACCGCGATAGAGCGCGCCGATCGGGTTGCGCTTCAGCTCAGCCTCGTCGCTGGCCGCAAAGAGCGCCGCGAGCTGCTGCGAGGCGTTCGCGGCCTCGGCCGCCGCGGGCGCGGACGGCGCCTGGGCGATCAGCGGCGTCATCGCGGTTCCGGCAAGGGCGAGCAGCAGTGCGAGCTTCATCATCATTCCTTTGTTTGATCGATATCCGCTGGGTCAGCGCGGGGCGCGGCGGTAGGTGTAGTGGAGCAGCATCTCGCTGCCGTCCTTCTTCGTAATCCGCACCGTTTCCGCGAGCGTATCGGGGCCGGTGCGGCGGATGGTGAAGCCGTCGAAGAAAACGGCGTCGCGTTCGACGGCGACCAGCGGGAAGACGGTCGCGGCATCGCCCGCTTTCTCCTCCCAGCCGGTGAGGTCAGGATTGAAATGCTTCAGGCGATAGGCGAGCGATGCGCCCGCATGGACGATCTGGACGATCTCGTACATCGTCACCTTGCCGTCCTTGCCCTCCTGGAAATGGCCGGAGATCTGGCCGCCCTTGGGCGGCAGATAGACGACGCTCGCCTCGACGCCCTCGCGCCCGCCGACCCAGGTGCCGGTGAGGAAGTCGAGCGCCTCCACCTGTGCCGCCGGCGACGTCTGCCCGGCCTCCAGCCGCCGCGGCACTTCGGCCGGAGCCGGTGCAGCGGCGAGGAGCAACGAAAGCAGCAGCGTCATAAGCTTCAGCCCCTTTTCTTGGCCGCGATCCAGTCGTCGATCTTCTTCTCCAAGACGGTCATCGGCAAGGCCCCCGTCATCAGCACCTCGGCATGGAACTCGCGCGGATCGAAGCGGTCGCCGAGCTCGGCCTCAGCCTTTGCCTTCAGCCGCTGGATGGTGAGCGCGCCGATCTTGTAGGCGAGCGCCTGCCCCGGAATGGCGATGTAGCGCTCCACCTCCGCGGTGGCGTCGGTCTTGCCCATGCCCGAATTGCTCAGCATGTAGTTGATCGCCTGGTCGCGCGTCCAACCCTTGGCGTGGATGCCGGTATCGACCACCAGCCGCATCGCGCGCAGCATCTCGTCGTCGAGATGGCCGAAGCGCTGATAGGGATCGGTGAACATGCCGAGCTCCGGCCCCAGCGTCTCGGCATAGAGCGCCCAGCCTTCGACGAAGGCAGTGTTGCCGCCGTAGCGCATGAAGGCGGGGAGCGATTCATTCTCGTTCGCCAGGCTGATCTGGAAATGGTGCCCCGGGATGCCCTCGTGGAGATAGAGCGTCTCCATCCCGTAGGTGTTGCGCGACGGCAGGTCGTAAGTGTTGTAGTAGAAGACGCCAGGGCGCGACCCATCGGGCGTGCCGTCCTGATAGGAGCCGCCAGCCTCCGTCTTCTCGCGATAGGGCTCGACCGGACGGATCTCCATCCGCGTCCGCGGGATTGTCGAGAATTGCTCGCGGACCTTCAGGTCCACGCGCTTGCCGATTTCGTAATAGCCGTCGCGCAGCGCCTCCTTGGATTTGGGCCGGAACTCGGGCGCGGTGCGCAGATGCTCGAAGAAGGCCTGGAGATCGCCTTTGAAGCCGACCTGCTGGCGGATCGCGTCCATCTCGCCGCGGATGCGGGCGACTTCCTTGAGGCCGAGTTGGTGGACCTCCTCGGCCTTGAGCGGCAGCGTGGTGTTCGATTCGATGAGATAGGCGTACATCACATCGCCGCCCTTCATCGACGACAGGCCGACCTGATCGCGCGCCTTGGGCAGATAGTCGTTCTTCAGGAAATCGCGCAGGCGGGTGAGCGCCGGATAGAGCTGGTTGGCAGTGGCGTCGCGATAGGCCTTGGTGAGCCGCGTCTGGTCCGCGGCCGGTATCTCCTTCGGAAACTCCTTCACCGGCGCGTAATAGGTCGATTCCTCGACCGGCTTGGCGAGCTGCAGATCGAGCTGGTCAATGACGTTGCTGATGGTCAGCTTGGTCTCGAACACGCCCGTGGCCATTCCCTCGCGGAAACGGCCGATCGCGCCGTCCACCCATTTCACGAAGCCGGCATGGCGCTTCAGATTGTTGTCATAGTCCGCGACCGTCTTGAACGGCGCCGCGCCCTCGCCCGACGAGAGGTTCGCATAGCCCATGTGGAAGCCGTAGAAATGGTTGAGCGGCCGGACCTGCTGGAGCTTCAGCAGCTCGCCGGTCGAACCGCGCAGGCCGCGTTCGGTGTCGATCTGGAAAACGTCGTAGGCGATCTGGTTGACCGGGCTGAGCTTGGCGCGGTCGATCGCCTTCAGCTCGGCAAGATCGCGGCGGGAGGCGGCGACTTCGGCGGCGACATAAACGTCGGAAATGTAATCGCCGAAGCGGTCAGCATAACGCATGTCGCCGCGGAACAGCGCGCTGATC from Allosphingosinicella indica includes the following:
- a CDS encoding DUF885 domain-containing protein; this encodes MMMKLALLLALAGTAMTPLIAQAPSAPAAAEAANASQQLAALFAASDEAELKRNPIGALYRGDLRYADRLGNPYSKEHQGEERTAAVNELAELNKIDRAALSAEERISYDVFKWQRTTDLKGLQPDMLALTAVRPINHFYGIHTSFPEMSNGEGVAPFKTVKDYDNGLSRIDDFVVAVDTIIARMREGMASGVVQPQLVAQNIVGQLDQMLGESVEGSAFYRPLTKFPADVPAADQERLKTAYRTAISSKLRPALQRLRDFTANEYLPAARPSVGLLDMKGGPALYRYLVEVNTTTDMTPEQIHKIGVDEVKRLHAEMEKVKAQVGFKGTLKDFFEHIRTDPKFKPQSREWLQQEYVAIGKRLDGTLPNLFSTLPKAPLEIRPTPALTEKGAARGSYNPGTPDGSRPGVFYYNAYDLPSRTTPSMETLYLHEGAPGHHFQISLAQENEALPNFQRFGGNTAYVEGWGLYAETLGRELGVYTDPYQYFGYLDSQLFRAIRLVVDTGIHSKGWTRDQTIQYILDNSSRGRSNATAETERYIAIPGQALAYKVGQLKISELRAKAEKALGKRFDVREFHAQVLMSGALPLAVLETKIDTWIAAKKKAG
- a CDS encoding DUF6265 family protein — its product is MTLLLSLLLAAAPAPAEVPRRLEAGQTSPAAQVEALDFLTGTWVGGREGVEASVVYLPPKGGQISGHFQEGKDGKVTMYEIVQIVHAGASLAYRLKHFNPDLTGWEEKAGDAATVFPLVAVERDAVFFDGFTIRRTGPDTLAETVRITKKDGSEMLLHYTYRRAPR
- a CDS encoding DUF885 domain-containing protein; protein product: MSLRLLLLAAAAPIALLSATAPAQQAAAPGATAAQPSAEDKKLTDLFKRSDEDSLKRNPISALFRGDMRYADRFGDYISDVYVAAEVAASRRDLAELKAIDRAKLSPVNQIAYDVFQIDTERGLRGSTGELLKLQQVRPLNHFYGFHMGYANLSSGEGAAPFKTVADYDNNLKRHAGFVKWVDGAIGRFREGMATGVFETKLTISNVIDQLDLQLAKPVEESTYYAPVKEFPKEIPAADQTRLTKAYRDATANQLYPALTRLRDFLKNDYLPKARDQVGLSSMKGGDVMYAYLIESNTTLPLKAEEVHQLGLKEVARIRGEMDAIRQQVGFKGDLQAFFEHLRTAPEFRPKSKEALRDGYYEIGKRVDLKVREQFSTIPRTRMEIRPVEPYREKTEAGGSYQDGTPDGSRPGVFYYNTYDLPSRNTYGMETLYLHEGIPGHHFQISLANENESLPAFMRYGGNTAFVEGWALYAETLGPELGMFTDPYQRFGHLDDEMLRAMRLVVDTGIHAKGWTRDQAINYMLSNSGMGKTDATAEVERYIAIPGQALAYKIGALTIQRLKAKAEAELGDRFDPREFHAEVLMTGALPMTVLEKKIDDWIAAKKRG